From one Excalfactoria chinensis isolate bCotChi1 chromosome 9, bCotChi1.hap2, whole genome shotgun sequence genomic stretch:
- the FYTTD1 gene encoding UAP56-interacting factor, with amino-acid sequence MRTRTFRSQSVGGGRGETAVVAVVLRAAMNGFGAAALLSGSSAAAGIRSGSSDSLEKIDMSLDDIIKLNKKEERKQYSPKMKRGLQQNRTQQFRTPGSKWGIQQQKGYGKNHLGQRKKIVGKKHPYGVITGLAAKKAMGSHKGVSPLNRQPLSEKNTQRNYPVLKKKPNLQRQTEMQRKQIAALRRPAPLSRRNNMPSAFARIGNKLNQQKDTRQATFLFRRGLKVQAQVQPAEDIDNQTAKRTRQWRTSTTSGGILTVSIENPGAIITPISQKLRLTRTPVPPFLMKRDQSEEKKIPKGVPLQFDINSVGKQTGMTLNERFGILKEQRTALSQNKGSRFVTVG; translated from the exons ATGCGCACGCGCACGTTCCGCTCGCAGTCCGTTGGGGGAGGTCGCGGGGAGACGGCGGTGGTGGCGGTGGTCCTGCGGGCGGCCATGAACGGGTTCGGGGCCGCGGCGTTGCTGTCCGGGTCCTCGGCCGCTGCGGGCATCCGGAGCGGCAGCAGCGACAGCCTGGAGAAGATCGACATGTCGTTGG ATGATATAATTAAACtgaacaagaaagaagagagaaagcagtATTCCCCCAAAATGAAAAGAGGACTCCAACAGAACCGAACGCAGCAATTCAGGACACCAGGCTCCAAATGGGGGATCCAACAACAGAAAG gttATGGTAAAAATCATTTGggacaaagaaagaagattgTGGGGAAGAAGCATCCTTATGGAGTTATAACTGGCTTGGCAGCCAAGAAAGCAATGGGTTCACACAAAGGAGTTAGTCCTCTGAACAGACAGCCACTTAGTGAGAAG aacacACAACGAAATTATCCCGTTCTGAAAAAGAAACCGAACTTACAGAGGcaaactgaaatgcagagaaaacaaattgcaGCCCTCAGGAGACCTGCCCCACTAAGCAGAAG GAATAACATGCCATCTGCTTTTGCCAGAATTGGAAACAAACTAAATCAGCAGAAAGACACTCGTCAAGCAACTTTCCTGTTTCGAAGAGGATTGAAG GTGCAGGCCCaagtgcagccagcagaagaTATTGATAATCAGACAGCAAAAAGAACTCGTCA ATGGCGAACTTCTACCACAAGTGGAGGGATTCTGACTGTGTCCATTGAGAACCCAGGAGCGATCATAACCCCAAT TTCCCAGAAACTGCGATTAACTCGTACTCCTGTGCCCCCGTTTCTGATGAAGAGGGACCAATCTGAAGAGAAGAAGATTCCCAAAGGGGTTCCATTGCAGTTTGATATTAATAGTGTTGGAAAGCAG acAGGGATGACGCTGAACGAACGCTTTGGGATCCTGAAGGAACAAAGAACAGCACTGTCTCAGAACAAAGGAAGCCGTTTTGTAACAGTGGGCTAA